A single Oncorhynchus mykiss isolate Arlee chromosome 24, USDA_OmykA_1.1, whole genome shotgun sequence DNA region contains:
- the LOC110503469 gene encoding short transient receptor potential channel 2-like has product MDNITPDQWQAIVNKKLNFPPELIAAIQEDNAILVGSLLSTGDGIIRQLDESEDRLWREALNLSIRMGNEDTFSALMLGVKFDFRQIYEALLVAVDTNQPRVVKRLLDRLDQEKGNKMDVRSFSMAIFDHSIDDSQFAPGVTPLTLACQKDLYDIVTMLTKKGHAIPLPHSISCTCLECRNGRQYDLLKFSLSRINTYRGMASRAYLSITTEDAMLSAFRLSRELRKLSKKEPEFKPQYLALEELCQEFAVEMLAMCRNQSEVTTVLNICDDDNEDELDEQTFEEGIPTLSRLRLAVNYNQKLFVSHPICQQVLSSIWCGNIPGWRGSKTVWKLTVSLGIFFTMPLLCMIYWVAPKSKIGKTLKIPVIKFLLHSASYLWFIIALLAESIFMELYRDEFASRQQNILYNSLHMIWVVGFFWSECKNVWAEGLRGYIVDWSNILDMIVLSMYLASFSLRVLIMAIGHFVCQDQNLVEKCAYFTQTVRDEWWQEDPQLISEILFAVTSMLSFTRLAYILPAHESLGTLQISIGIMIDDMMRFMFLLMIIGTAFLCGLNNIYVPYAASPHLGRFNETFSFLFWTMFGASNQGYVDMPDFVLAQFVGRVLYGVFTLVIVIILLNMLIAMITNSFQKIEDDADVEWKFARSKLYLSYFREGSTIPVPFNLVPSPKALFYLLRGFFCCCNRKKIPDYPPIASMSNSTMNNSGEAGMDRVSYRLQVVKALVQRYIEAARREFGEATRKDVGNRITELNKGVGRLHSDMKTFYQNLQNSKSFGSKGDGGNFLGKYIKGAKNNFKNFDKNEAMGNSPDVYESICTS; this is encoded by the exons ATGGACAATATTACG CCAGACCAATGGCAGGCGATTGTGAACAAAAAGCTTAATTTCCCCCCGGAGCTGATAGCAGCCATTCAGGAAGACAACGCAATTCTGGTGGGCAGCCTGCTGTCCACAGGGGACGGCATCATCCGCCAGCTGGATGAGTCTGAGGACCGTCTGTGGAGAGAAGCCCTGAACCTGTCCATCCGCATGGGCAATGAGGACACTTTCTCCGCTCTGATGCTGGGCGTCAAGTTTGACTTCAGGCAGATCTACGAGGCGCTGCTGGTGGCGGTGGACACCAACCAGCCCCGGGTGGTCAAGAGGCTCCTGGACCGCCTGGACCAGGAAAAGGGCAACAAGATGGATGTGCGCTCATTCTCCATGGCCATATTTGACCACTCCATTGATGACTCCCAGTTTGCACCCGGAGTGACCCCGCTGACCCTGGCCTGTCAGAAGGACCTGTATGACATTGTCACCATGTTGACTAAGAAGGGTCATGCCATCCCTCTGCCTCACTCTATCTCCTGTACCTGTCTGGAGTGCCGGAACGGCCGTCAGTATGACCTGCTGAAGTTCTCTCTGTCTCGTATCAACACCTACCGGGGCATGGCCAGCCGGGCATACCTCTCCATCACTACAGAGGATGCCATGCTCAGTGCCTTCAGACTCAGCCGGGAGCTACGCAAGCTCTCCAAGAAAGAACCTGAATTTAAG CCCCAGTACCTGGCCCTGGAAGAGCTGTGTCAGGAGTTCGCAGTGGAGATGCTGGCCATGTGTCGCAACCAGAGTGAGGTCACAACGGTCCTGAACATCTGTGATGACGATAATGAAGATGAACTGGACGAGCAGACCTTTGAGGAGGGGATTCCAACCCTGTCACGCCTACGCCTTGCAGTCAATTACAATCAAAAACTG TTTGTGAGTCATCCCATCTGCCAGCAAGTGCTGTCGTCCATTTGGTGTGGAAACATCCCAGGGTGGCGGGGCAGCAAGACGGTCTGGAAGCTCACGGTGTCTCTTGGGATCTTCTTCACCATGCCTCTCCTCTGTATGATCTACTGGGTCGCTCCCAAGTCCAAG ATTGGAAAGACTTTGAAGATACCTGTGATCAAATTCCTGCTGCACTCTGCCTCCTACCTGTGGTTCATCATCGCCCTTCTAGCTGAGTCTATTTTCATGGAGCTGTACCGCGATGAGTTCGCATCCCGGCAGCAAAACATCCTCTACAACTCCCTCCATATGATCTGGGTGGTCG gtttcttctggAGTGAGTGTAAGAATGTGTGGGCGGAGGGTCTGAGGGGTTACATCGTGGACTGGTCCAACATTCTGGACATGATAGTACTCAGCATGTACTTGGCTTCCTTCAGTCTGAGAGTCCTCATCATGGCAATTGGTCATTTTGTTTGCCAAGACCAAAACTTGGTTGAGAAGTGTGCCTACTTCACCCAAACAG TGCGGGATGAATGGTGGCAGGAGGACCCTCAGCTGATCTCAGAGATTCTGTTCGCTGTGACCAGCATGCTCAGCTTCACCCGACTGGCCTACATCCTGCCTGCCCATGAGTCTCTGGGTACTCTACAGATCTCCATTGGTATAATGATAGATGACATGATGAG GTTCATGTTTCTCTTGATGATCATTGGAACAGCTTTTCTCTGTGGACTGAATAATATCTACGTGCCCTACGCAGCTTCTCCACATCTTGGACG CTTCAATGAAACCTTCAGCTTTCTCTTCTGGACCATGTTTGGTGCATCTAATCAAGGCTATGTGGACATGCCAGATTTTGTCCTGGCTCAGTTTGTGGGCAGGGTCCTGTATGGGGTCTTCACTCTCGTCATTGTCATTATCCTGCTCAATATGCTTATCGCCATGATCACTAATTCATTCCAGAAGATAGAG GATGATGCTGATGTTGAATGGAAGTTTGCTCGTTCAAAGCTCTACTTGAGTTACTTCAGAGAGGGCTCCACTATACCTGTACCCTTCAACCTCGTCCCCTCTCCAAAGGCCTTGTTCTACTTACTGAG GGGCTTTTTCTGTTGCTGCAACCGAAAGAAAATTCCAGACTATCCTCCTATTGCCTCTATG TCCAACAGTACAATGAACAACAGTGGAGAGGCAGGGATGGACCGAGTGTCATATCGCCTGCAGGTGGTCAAGGCGCTGGTACAGCGCTACATAGAAGCAGCCCGCAGGGAGTTTGGAGAGGCGACACGTAAAG ATGTGGGGAACAGGATCACAGAGCTGAACAAGGGGGTGGGGAGACTTCACTCTGATATGAAGACGTTCTATCAGAACCTGCAGAACAGCAAGTCCTTCGGCTCAAAGGGCGATGGAGGCAACTTCCTGGGCAAGTACATAAAAGGAGCAAAGAACAACTTTAAGAACTTTGATAAAAATGAGGCAATGGGGAATAGCCCAGACGTGTACGAGTCAATCTGCACCTcgtag